One part of the Rutidosis leptorrhynchoides isolate AG116_Rl617_1_P2 chromosome 1, CSIRO_AGI_Rlap_v1, whole genome shotgun sequence genome encodes these proteins:
- the LOC139871682 gene encoding protein LONG AFTER FAR-RED 3 produces the protein MAIRDGRIIRVGNYSFVQEVSGYGTKELNLNGKIVVPGFIDSHVHLLPGGLQMARVEVRGVNTKDEFIRKIKEAVENMEKGSWVLGGGWNNDFWGGELPSASWIDDITPHHPVWLTRMDGHMGLANSLALKLAGVTSTMQDPVGGTISKNENGEPTGLMIDSAMKLIISCIPEISVEERRQALHRASRCALMNGVTTVVDMGRYFPGAPTEHSWEDFSDVYRWADSSGKMMIRICLFFPLPTWSRLHDIVQTTGRKLSQWLYIGGVKAFADGSLGSNSALFHEPYADEPWNFGLQVTDTESLYNMTVQSDKSGLQVAIHAIGDKANDLVLDMYESVASTNGKRDRRFRIEHAQHLTHGTAAKFGELEIVASVQPDHLLDDADSAVKKIGVQRAQEGSYLFQSLLANNALVAFGSDWPVADINPLNSIRTAIKRIPPGWDKAWNSAECMKLTDALNAYTISAARACFLDEDLGSLSAGKMADFVILNAESWDSFVTQETTSVAATYVSGVQAYP, from the exons ATGGCACGGGTGGAAGTGCGTGGCGTGAACACAAAAGATGAATTCATTAGAAAGATTAAAGAAGCAGTTGAAA ACATGGAAAAAGGTTCGTGGGTCTTAGGTGGCGGATGGAATAATGATTTTTGGGGTGGAGAACTGCCATCAGCCTCTTGGATTGATGATATTACACCTCATCATCCT GTGTGGCTTACAAGAATGGACGGTCACATGGGTTTGGCTAACTCTTTAGCTTTAAAATTAGCTGGTGTTACCAGTACTATGCAAGATCCAGTTGGTGGGACCATTAGCAAAAATGAAAATGGAG AACCAACGGGACTCATGATTGATTCTGCAATGAAGCTTATTATTTCATGTATTCCGGAAATTTCTGTAGAAGAAAGACGGCAAGCTTTACATCGAGCTAGTAGGTGTGCATTGATGAATGGTGTTACAACAGTTGTTGATATGGGAAGGTATTTTCCTGGAGCACCAACTGAACATTCATGGGAAGATTTTTcag ATGTTTACAGATGGGCTGATTCATCAGGAAAAATGATGATCAGGATTTGCCTTTTCTTTCCGCTGCCGACATGGTCACGTCTGCAT GATATAGTACAAACGACAGGTCGTAAGCTGAGCCAATGGTTATACATAGGTGGTGTGAAAGCATTTGCTGATGGATCTTTAGGGTCCAACAGTGCACTTTTCCACGag CCGTATGCCGACGAGCCTTGGAATTTCGGCCTCCAAGTTACAGATACAGAAAGTTTATATAATATGACTGTTCAATCTGACAAATCTGGTCTTCAG GTTGCAATTCATGCTATTGGAGACAAAGCAAATGACTTGGTGTTGGATATGTACGAATCAGTTGCTTCAACAAATGGAAAACGGGATCGGAGATTTCGG ATCGAGCATGCTCAACATCTGACCCATGGAACTGCAGCCAAGTTTGGTGAACTAGAAATTGTTGCTTCAGTCCAG CCAGATCATCTGCTGGACGACGCTGACTCAGCGGTTAAAAAAATTGGGGTGCAGCGGGCCCAGGAAGGATCTTATTTGTTTCAGTCACTCCTTGCCAACAATGCACTTGTGGCGTTCGGTTCTGATTGGCCT GTAGCAGACATTAATCCATTAAATAGCATAAGGACTGCAATTAAGAGGATACCTCCCGGTTGGGATAAAGCTTGGAATTCAGCAGAGTGCATGAAGTTGACTGATGCTTTAAACGC GTACACTATTTCTGCAGCCCGTGCATGTTTTCTTGATGAGGATTTAGGCTCGTTATCTGCTGGCAAAATGGCCGACTTTGTCATACTCAATGCTGAATCTTGGGACAGTTTCGTGACTCAAGAAACGACTTCTGTTGCTGCAACATATGTTAGTGGTGTGCAGGCTTATCCTTGA